The Sulfuricystis thermophila genome segment GCGGCAAAGGTTTCGCCGCTGTCGGCCACGTCATCGACGAGCAATACGCGCCTGCCGGCGATCTCGGCGCAGAGCGGATCGACGACGCATGCCGCCCGAGTCTTCTGTGCCTGCCAATAGTGCGCGACGCGGAAGCTCGCAACTGCCGCCAGATCGAGCTCGTCGGCCAGCACGCGCGCCGGTGCCAGACCACCGCGCGCAATCGCCACGATCACCTCGGGCCGCCAGCCCGAGGCGAGGACCCGTTGTGCGAGCTGGCGCGCGAGCCGATCGAAACGCGGCCAGGAGATGCGTTCGATGCGGGCAGGCAGCGGGTCGGACATGGTGGAATGTGGAGCCTAGCCGACGGTCACGAACCGGCCTGTGGCCGGCGCTGCATATCGCCTCCACAGGCGTGATCCTGCGCACGATAGCGGGCAAGCATCGCTTCGCTCAATCAGATGTCCGCGCAGTATTTCTTCTCGGCTTCCGGATCGTATTCCAAACCCGCCGCGTCGGGATCGATGCCCTCTTCGAGCATCATTTTTTCGTACTGGGCGCGTTTCTCGGCCGCTTCTTTCTCGATCTCGGCCTGACGCTGACGCACCTTTTCGAGCCGCTGTTTGGCCAGTTCGTCGTTGAGCGGGATGGTCATCTCGCCGAACAACACCTGTTTCAGGTAACGGAAGGCGAACTGCAGCAGATGCTCGTCGTCGCTGAGGATCTCCTGCCATTCCTCCGGCGGCAGGATGAACAGCTGCTGGAACGCTTCGCTCTCGACGAAATCGCGGAAGGTGTCGATGTCATAGCAGGCGATGAAGAACAGCTGGCGGCTCTTCAGCGAAGGCGTACCGATCGCCGGGCCGGAGGATTTCTTCTTCAGGATCAGCTGGCGCCAGCCGCGCGCCATGTCGTCATACTCCACGACGCCCTGTTCCTTGCGGTATTCGGCGATGGTGAGCGTGCGCGCCACCTCATGGCCCTTGCAGTGCTCTTCCTTGACGAGGGCGTAGGACTGGGTGTCGGTGTATTCGTCCTGCTTGCGCATGGACAGCAGGGCGACAGGGTAGTAACGGCAGGCGGTGGGGCGGTCTTCATAGACCGCGCAGCCCTCCGGCTGCATGAAACGGCAGGCCGTGCCGCCTTCGACGGGCCGGAACTTGACGCCGGCGATGCCGTCCTTCTCCATCTCATAGGGCACGGTGTAATCGCGCAAAAACTGCGTCGAGCTGATGCCGAGACGTCGCTTCAGGCGGATGATGTCGTAGGGGGTCAGCGTGATGTCGATGTTCGCGCAACAGGCGTTCCAGCAGCCAATGCCCTTATGGCAGGAAAACTGGATTTCCTTGTGTTCATCGAACATCGTCGGCATCACGGGGCTGCCGGGAATCGGAATCTTGGGCTGGGACATTGTAGAAACCTCGCTGGGGTAAGGGTTGCAGCGGACGGAAAAAGCATCAGGCCGGCAGCCATGATCGGCTACCGGCCTGAGTCTCAACGACTACCCGTGATGCTTAGTGGGCAGCTTGCTTGAACAGCTTCGACTTGTCGACCAGGTCGACGTGGCGGCGCTTGAACACCGTCCACTTCTTGGTCTTCTTGTCGTAGATCGAGTTCACGAAGCAGTGCCAGTTCTCTTCGTCGATGAAGTTCTTGTCGGTGCGATAGTAGAAACCGGGGTAGCGGCTCTCTTCGCGGAACTGGATGTGCTTCATGTGGGCTTCGGCCGTGAGGATGCGGTGATAGTTTTCCCAGGCACGCAAGAGCTCGTGCAGGTCCTTGGCACGCATCTTCTGGGCGTCTTCCTTGAGCATCTCGAGCTTTTCTTCGGCCATCTTCAGCAACACGTCGTTGGTGTTGTAGTAGGTGGCGACACCGGCGACATACTCGTCCATGATCTTCTGCAGACGGAATTGCAGCATCCGCGGCGTGATGTAGTTCGGGTTGATGTCGATCGCGGTGGTGTAGTCCTTGTGCTCGAGGAAGTTGCGCACCGGCTTCCAGATGGCTTCGGCGATCTGCTCGGGGGTTTCGTCGAACTCGGGATTGAGGTTCGCGTTGTCGAGGCAGTACTTGACCATCGCCTTGGCGGCCATGCGACCTTCGGCATGCGAGCCGGAGGAGAACTTGTGACCGGAGGCGCCCACGCCGTCACCCGCGGTGAACAGGCCCTTGACGGTGGTCATCGAACGATAGCCCCAGTTCCAGCCGCGCGGCAGATGCTCGGGCACGCCGGGCAGTTCGGGATCGTTCGCGGTCGGCGCGCCGACGTCGGTCGGGCCGGACACCCAGATGCCGCAGCAGCCGGAGTGCGAGCCGAGCAGGTACGGTTCGGTCGGCATCAGCTCGGAGTTCTTCTTCTCCGGCTCGATGTTTTCGCCGACCCAGACGCCGCACTGACCGATACACATGTCGAGGAAGTCTTCCCAGGCTTCGGCTTCGAGGTGCTTGACTTCCTTCGGCGTCAGCGTCTCGCGCAGCTTGGCCAGCGCAGTGACCGTGTCCATCATGATCGGGCCGCGGCCTTCCTTCATTTCCTTCAGCATCAGGTGGTTGCGCAGGCAGGAGGCAGGAACGGCGGCCTGGCCATAGGGCGGATACTCGTTGAGCAGATCCTTGTTCTTGGCCATGTAGTCTTCGCCATAACCGTTGGCGGCGCGGGCCTTGAACAGCAGGAACCAGGCGCCGACCGGGCCGTAACCGTCCTTGAAGCGGGCGGGCACGAAGCGGTTTTCCATCATGGTCAGTTCGGCGCCGGCTTCGGCAGCCATCGCGTAGGTCGAACCGGCGTTCCACACCGGATACCAGGCGCGGCCCTGACCTTCACCGACGGAGCGGGGACGGAACAGGTTGACGCAGCCGCCGGCGGCAACCAGGATCGCCTTGGCCTTGTAGATGTAGATCTTGTTCTCGCGCACCGAGAAGCCCGCCGCGCCGGCGATGCGGTGCGGATCGTTCTTGTCGTTGATCAGGTGTACGATGAACACGCGCTCCTGGATACGCTCCAGACCCAGCGCCTTCTTCGCCGCTTCGGCGACGATCCACTTGTAGGATTCGCCGTTGATCATGATCTGCCACTTGCCGGAGCGCACCGGCTCGCCGCCGTCCTTGAGCGCCGGCAGGCCTTCCTTGATCGCATCGGCGCCATCGTGACGCACACCGTTGGCGTCGGTCTTCCAGATCGGCAGGCCCCACTCTTCGAACAGATGCACGGAGTCATCGACGTTGCGGCCGAGGTCGTAGGCCAGGTCGTCGCGGGTGATGCCCATCAGGTCGTTGGAGACCATGCGCGCGTAGTCGGCCGGGTCCTGACGCGGGCCGATGTAGGTGTTGATCGCCGACAGGCCCATCGCCACGGCGCCGGAGCGGTCGAGCGCGGCCTTGTCCACCAGCTTGATCTTCAGTTCCTTGCCGGTCTCGGCCTTGACGGCCTCGGCCCAGCGCATGATTTCGAAACCGCAACCGCAGGCGGCCATGCCGCCGCCGACGATCAGGATGTCCAGTTCTTCCTGGACGATTTCGGGATTTTCGAATGTTCCAGCCATGTCAGTTTCCTCGATGCGTTGAATTACTTACGGATCAGTTCGGCAGGATTGCCGGCACGGAAGCCACCCATCACGTCGCGGGTGAAGGAGCCGGTCTGGTCGATGTCGGCCAGCTTCGGCAGCGGCTTGCCGCCGTACGGATCGATCGAGCCCTCGGCGGTGGTGCGGATCGGGAACTTGAAGCGCTTGACGACGCCGTTGCGGAACTTGATGGTCCACATGATCGAGTCGGAACCACGCATCGGCTGCACGGAACCGCCCAGCGGCACGATGTCGGCATAGTGACGCGCTTCGATGGCGCCCTGTGGGCAGATCTTGACGCAGGAATAGCACTCCCAGCACTGATCCGGCTCCTGGTTGAAAGCCTTCATCGCATGGCCGGTGTAGGTGCCATCCTTGTCCAGCTTCATCAGGTCGTGCGGGCAGATGTACATGCAGGCGGTCTTGTCCTGACCCTTGCAGCCGTCGCATTTTTCGGTACGAACGAATGTAGGCATTACCTCTTCTCCTTGTTAGCTAACAATCCGCTGCTTTGCATCAGCGGTCCATTTAGGGCCGCACCCAACCTTGGCCGGGGCGTATCGCGAATCCGCTTCCGGCGGGTGCGGCGCTCCAAATTCCCATCACGCGGCCGAGTGGCCCTTCAGTTCCACCTTCACCTTCTCGTGCTCGGCGAGACTCGCGTAATACTTCTTCAGCACCGCGGCGACTTCCGGACGCGAGAACTCGACCGGCAGATCCTGGCCTTCAGAGAGCATCGCGCGCACCTTGGTGCCCGAGAGCAGGATGCGGTCGTCCTTGGTGTGCGGGCAGGTGCGTTGCGAGGCCATGCCACCGCACTTCTTGCACCAGAAGGTCCAGTCGATGTTGAGGTTCTGGGTCTCCAGCGACCCCTTCGGAATCTGATCGAAGATCTTCTGCGCGTCGAACGGCCCGTAGTAATCGCCGACACCGGCGTGGTCGCGGCCGACGATCAGGTGCGAGCAGCCATAGTTCTGACGGAACAGCGCATGCAGGAGCGCTTCGCGCGGGCCGGCATAGCGCATGTCGAGCGGATAGCCGGCCTGGATCACGGTGTTCGGCGCGAAGTAGTTGTCGATCAGCACCTTGATCGCCTCGGTGCGCACCTCGGCCGGGATGTCGCCGGGCTTCAGGTTGCCCAACAGCGAGTGGATCAGCACGCCGTCCATCGTCTCGATGGCGATCTTGGCCAGATACTCGTGCGAGCGGTGCATCGGGTTGCGGGTCTGGAAGGCGGCGACGCGCGACCAGCCCATTTCCTCGAACTTCTTGCGCGTCTCGGCCGGCGTCATGAACTGATCGCCATATTTCTCCTTGAAGCCGCCGGTGGAGAGCACCTTGATCGGGCCGGCGAGGTTCACGTCGCCCTGCGCCATCACCATCTTGACGCCCGGATGTTCGAGATCGGTGGTCTTATAGACCATCGCGCACTCGTGCGACTTGTCGATCTTGTACTTCTCGGTGACCTTCATCGTGGCGAGGATCTCTTCCTTGCCATCGAGGCGCTTGCCGACCAGCGCGATGTCGGAGCCGGTCTTGATGCCGTCGGCGAATACCTCGTCGCACGACAGCGTGATCGGAATCGGCCAGAACAAACCGTTGGCCATCTTCATGCCGTCGCAGACGCCCTGCCAGTCGGCGTGGGTCATGAAGCCGTCGAGCGGCGTGAAGCCACCGATGCCCATCATGATGATGTCGCCCGCCTCGCGCGAAGTGACTTTCAGTTTCGGCAGCGATGCGGCGCGTGCCTGTTCGTCCTTGAGAGCCTGGCCTTCGAGCAGAAGCGGTTTCAGTTGCCCGCCGCCATGGGGATTGACCAACGCCATGTCAGAACCTCCTTGATTCGTGTGTTATTCGAATGGGTGCCAGGTCGGCCGGCCCGCCCCGTGCCCGGATCGGACACACAGCCGCATGGCCTGCCGCCTTCGATGCGACAGGCGAAGGCTAGCATTTCGCGCACGGCGCAATGATGCTAATTTTTGATCAGAGAATAAGGCTCGCCAATTCGATCCGGATAAGGTTTGATCCAGATCAAAAGCCGGGGCGCGCGCCGCGTTGCATTTCGCTTTTGCGCTGCCGCAATTCGCGCAAACGCGCATCCACTTCGGATTGCTCGTAGAAATTGGCATCGCCGGCCTGGCGGGCGAGCTCCAGTTGCATGATCGCCTCGTCGAGCTGTCCTTGCGCGAGATAGGCCTCTGCCTGCGCCCGATGCTCGCGCAGCCGCTCGCCGAGCGCCGCATGGGCCTTCGCTTCCAGCGCATGGAGGCGTGCGTCGCCGGGCGTGAGCTGCAGTTCCCGATGCGCGATGGTGACGACTTCGCGCGCCTGTGCCGCTGTGCCAGCGCCGAGTTTCGTTTCGAGCAACGCGTAGGTGAGGGCGCGCGCGTTCGGGAAGCGCCGCGCCGCCTCTTGCAGGATGCGGATCGCGCCCTCGGTGTCCTTGCGCTGGAGGCGAATCTGCGCCGCGAGGTTTTCGACCAGCGGCGATTCGAGTTTGAGCCGCCTCAAGGCCGCCAGCTCTTCTTCCGCCGCCGCGACCCGGTTGTCGCGCAGCAGCGCATGCGCCAGCCCAAAGCGCACGTCGGCCTCGCGCGCATACTTGCCGGATTTGAGCTGGGCGGCGAAATCGGCCACCGCATCGCCGGGCGTGCCCTGATAAGCCCTGATCTTGGCGCGCACCAGGCCGAATTCGACGCTGTCCGGCACCTGACGGTAGGGCCGCTGGGCGATGCGGTTTTCCATGTCGGTGATGCGCTCGGTGGTCAGCGGGTGGGTGCGCAGATAAGCCGGCGCATTGTTTTCGTAGAGGCGGCCGAATTGCAGCATGCGCTGGAAAAAGCTCGCCATGCCGCGCGTATCGAAACCGGCGCGCTCCATCAGATCGAGGCCGAAACGGTCCGCCTCGCGTTCGAAGTCGCGCGAATAGTTGAGCTGCTGCTGGATGCCCGCCGCCTGCCCGGCCACCGCCGCGCCCACCGCCACGTCCGGATTGCTGCGCGCCGCCAGGAGCGCCACCGCCAGCGAGAGCAGCGAGGCGAGCTGAGCCTGGCTCTGGGTTCCGAACATGCGCGCCAGATGGCTTTGCGTGACGTGCGAGATTTCATGCGCCAGCACGCCGGCCAGTTCCGATTCGGAACGCGCGGCGAGGATCAGACCGGTATGCACGCCGACGAAGCCGCCGGGAAGCGCGAAGGCGTTGAGCATCGGATCGCGCACGACGAAAAACTCGAACGAAGTGCGCGCACCCTCGACATGGCTGGCCAGCCGCTGGCCGAGCCGGTCGATGTAGTCGGCGATCTCGGCATCATGGACGTAATCCGGGTCGCGGCGGATCTCCGCCATGATCTTTTCGCCCAGGCGCCGCTCGGCCGGCACCGACAGACCGCTGCGCTCCAGCTCGCCCAGATCGGGCAAGCCATCGGCCGAAGCCATCCCCGCCGGCAGCAGAAGCAAAAGGCAAAACCACAGGATCACTCGCATCAGGCTATGATACCGGCGCTCTCCTCCGGTTCCCTTCGACAAAGTGCAAGCAAATATGAGCGACTCTCCTCTCAGAGCTCGTGAAAAAATTCGTCGCGAGCGGGCTGATGGCAAGGCGCACGGAGCGCAGCGACCGAGACATAACATGGAGTTAGGCGAGGGAGCGAGCACCGCGCAACGCAGCCAGCAGGCCGCGCAGCAGGATTTTTCACCAGCGCTCACCCACTTCGATGCCGCCGGCCAAGCCCACATGGTCGATGTCGGCGCCAAGCTTGAAACCGCGCGGCTGGCGCGCGCCAGCGGCCGCATCCGCATGCAGCCGGCCACCTTCGATCTGATCAAGTCCGGCTCGGCGAAAAAGGGCGACGTGCTCGGCGTCGCACGCATCGCGGCGATCCAGGGCGCCAAGCGCACCAGTGAGCTGATCCCGCTGTGTCACCCGATCGCACTCACCCGCGTCGCCGCCGAGTTCGAACTCGACGAAGCCACGAGCAGCGTCACCTGCACCGTGACGGCCGAGACCTTCGGCCGCACCGGCGTCGAAATGGAAGCGCTCACCGCCTGCGCCACCGGCTTGCTCACCATCTATGACATGTGCAAAGCCGTCGATCGCGGCATGGTCATCGAGGAAGTGCGCCTGCTGGAGAAGGCTGGCGGCAAGTCGGGACATTGGCGGGCTCGCTAAGCCGCCTTCGCGCAATGCACGAAATCGGCGATCTCGTCGCTCGGCTGGTAGCCTGAAACCAGCCCGGTGAGCTGCTGGCGGATCGCCGGCGCGTCGTTGGCATCCAGCGCCGCTTCGAGCGCCATAAGCCGCGGCGCCAGTTCCGCCCAGGGAAGAAATCGCTCGCGCGCCTTCAGGATGCGCGGGTGCCGGGACGGGTGCGGGTCGTCGCCGATCAACAGTTCCTCGTAAAGCTTTTCCCCGGGCCGTAGCCCGGTGATGGCGATCTCGATGTCGCCGTCTGGATGCTCGGCATCACGCACCGACAGGCCTGAGAGCTCGATCATGCGCCGCGCGAGTTCCATGATCTTCACCGGCTCGCCCATGTCGAGCACGAACACATCGCCGCTCTCGCTCGCCTCACTGGCCAGCGCGCCGGCCTGGATCACCAGCTGCGCGGCTTCGGGGATCGTCATGAAATAGCGCGTCACCTCGGGGTGGGTCAGCGTGATGGGCCCGCCTTCCCTGATCTGGCGACGGAACAAGGGCACCACCGAACCCGACGAGCCGAGCACATTGCCGAAACGCACCATCGTGAAGCGCGTCCCGCCACCCTGCGCAGCGAACGCCTGCAGGATCAGCTCGGCCAGCCGCTTCGATGCGCCCATCACATTGGTCGGCCGCACCGCCTTGTCGGTGGAAATGAGCAC includes the following:
- a CDS encoding phosphoribosyltransferase; the encoded protein is MSDPLPARIERISWPRFDRLARQLAQRVLASGWRPEVIVAIARGGLAPARVLADELDLAAVASFRVAHYWQAQKTRAACVVDPLCAEIAGRRVLLVDDVADSGETFAAALDHLAARQPAEIRSAVILYKTVSPYRPDYFAAEVRSWRWILFPWAINEDVGGFLKALSPPPRSCDEAAQRLAARGLRLPRRQLAALCRRHLGFT
- a CDS encoding YkgJ family cysteine cluster protein; translated protein: MSQPKIPIPGSPVMPTMFDEHKEIQFSCHKGIGCWNACCANIDITLTPYDIIRLKRRLGISSTQFLRDYTVPYEMEKDGIAGVKFRPVEGGTACRFMQPEGCAVYEDRPTACRYYPVALLSMRKQDEYTDTQSYALVKEEHCKGHEVARTLTIAEYRKEQGVVEYDDMARGWRQLILKKKSSGPAIGTPSLKSRQLFFIACYDIDTFRDFVESEAFQQLFILPPEEWQEILSDDEHLLQFAFRYLKQVLFGEMTIPLNDELAKQRLEKVRQRQAEIEKEAAEKRAQYEKMMLEEGIDPDAAGLEYDPEAEKKYCADI
- the aprA gene encoding adenylyl-sulfate reductase subunit alpha; its protein translation is MAGTFENPEIVQEELDILIVGGGMAACGCGFEIMRWAEAVKAETGKELKIKLVDKAALDRSGAVAMGLSAINTYIGPRQDPADYARMVSNDLMGITRDDLAYDLGRNVDDSVHLFEEWGLPIWKTDANGVRHDGADAIKEGLPALKDGGEPVRSGKWQIMINGESYKWIVAEAAKKALGLERIQERVFIVHLINDKNDPHRIAGAAGFSVRENKIYIYKAKAILVAAGGCVNLFRPRSVGEGQGRAWYPVWNAGSTYAMAAEAGAELTMMENRFVPARFKDGYGPVGAWFLLFKARAANGYGEDYMAKNKDLLNEYPPYGQAAVPASCLRNHLMLKEMKEGRGPIMMDTVTALAKLRETLTPKEVKHLEAEAWEDFLDMCIGQCGVWVGENIEPEKKNSELMPTEPYLLGSHSGCCGIWVSGPTDVGAPTANDPELPGVPEHLPRGWNWGYRSMTTVKGLFTAGDGVGASGHKFSSGSHAEGRMAAKAMVKYCLDNANLNPEFDETPEQIAEAIWKPVRNFLEHKDYTTAIDINPNYITPRMLQFRLQKIMDEYVAGVATYYNTNDVLLKMAEEKLEMLKEDAQKMRAKDLHELLRAWENYHRILTAEAHMKHIQFREESRYPGFYYRTDKNFIDEENWHCFVNSIYDKKTKKWTVFKRRHVDLVDKSKLFKQAAH
- the aprB gene encoding adenylyl-sulfate reductase subunit beta; translation: MPTFVRTEKCDGCKGQDKTACMYICPHDLMKLDKDGTYTGHAMKAFNQEPDQCWECYSCVKICPQGAIEARHYADIVPLGGSVQPMRGSDSIMWTIKFRNGVVKRFKFPIRTTAEGSIDPYGGKPLPKLADIDQTGSFTRDVMGGFRAGNPAELIRK
- the sat gene encoding sulfate adenylyltransferase, whose product is MALVNPHGGGQLKPLLLEGQALKDEQARAASLPKLKVTSREAGDIIMMGIGGFTPLDGFMTHADWQGVCDGMKMANGLFWPIPITLSCDEVFADGIKTGSDIALVGKRLDGKEEILATMKVTEKYKIDKSHECAMVYKTTDLEHPGVKMVMAQGDVNLAGPIKVLSTGGFKEKYGDQFMTPAETRKKFEEMGWSRVAAFQTRNPMHRSHEYLAKIAIETMDGVLIHSLLGNLKPGDIPAEVRTEAIKVLIDNYFAPNTVIQAGYPLDMRYAGPREALLHALFRQNYGCSHLIVGRDHAGVGDYYGPFDAQKIFDQIPKGSLETQNLNIDWTFWCKKCGGMASQRTCPHTKDDRILLSGTKVRAMLSEGQDLPVEFSRPEVAAVLKKYYASLAEHEKVKVELKGHSAA
- a CDS encoding beta-barrel assembly-enhancing protease produces the protein MRVILWFCLLLLLPAGMASADGLPDLGELERSGLSVPAERRLGEKIMAEIRRDPDYVHDAEIADYIDRLGQRLASHVEGARTSFEFFVVRDPMLNAFALPGGFVGVHTGLILAARSESELAGVLAHEISHVTQSHLARMFGTQSQAQLASLLSLAVALLAARSNPDVAVGAAVAGQAAGIQQQLNYSRDFEREADRFGLDLMERAGFDTRGMASFFQRMLQFGRLYENNAPAYLRTHPLTTERITDMENRIAQRPYRQVPDSVEFGLVRAKIRAYQGTPGDAVADFAAQLKSGKYAREADVRFGLAHALLRDNRVAAAEEELAALRRLKLESPLVENLAAQIRLQRKDTEGAIRILQEAARRFPNARALTYALLETKLGAGTAAQAREVVTIAHRELQLTPGDARLHALEAKAHAALGERLREHRAQAEAYLAQGQLDEAIMQLELARQAGDANFYEQSEVDARLRELRQRKSEMQRGARPGF
- the moaC gene encoding cyclic pyranopterin monophosphate synthase MoaC — translated: MELGEGASTAQRSQQAAQQDFSPALTHFDAAGQAHMVDVGAKLETARLARASGRIRMQPATFDLIKSGSAKKGDVLGVARIAAIQGAKRTSELIPLCHPIALTRVAAEFELDEATSSVTCTVTAETFGRTGVEMEALTACATGLLTIYDMCKAVDRGMVIEEVRLLEKAGGKSGHWRAR